ATCGGAGGTATTGGATTATAATACATGTATTAATATTGACAAGTATGCCAGAGTGAAATTATTAACAAGTAATCATTTGGTGGTCTCCAGGGATGGCTTGAGCTGGTATGTGAATGCAGCTGTGCTACAGCTTTCTACAGGATTAATTCCAAATTTGGAAAGAtatgaaggcatttgacaggatccagaaaagattcacaaaaatgGTTCCAAGCATGAAGAAGAGGAACCTCAGTCACAAGGACAGATTGATAAAGCTGGGTCTATGCTCCTTCAAGTtgaggtattttctaatcaacctgttcagacatgttatgacacacctctacaGCAGGTGGtctttgagccaggagacctcTGTTCGAAGTGgggacacaaccactgcaccATAGGAGCCCCTACCTCCTTGGAGTAGGGAAGAATAGAGTGGTCCGGACAGACTATACAGGGAGAAAGACTGTTCCGACTGACAGGATCAAAAACCAGAAGATACGGATTCTCAGGAGAATCATTAGCAACATGAAGTACgaccccttttttttaaataaagtgagTGATGAGTTAACATTTGGAATTACCCAAGAATATGATGGAAGATGATTTAATTGAGAATATCAAAAAGAGAATTTGATAATTatctgagaaaaaaagaaattatgCAGGGCTTTAGAGGAAAGGAGGTTTAAGAAAGATTCAGGGAGTTGTtcttgcagagagccagcatggatagGAGATCAAGTATTTTTTCTTACATTGTTTATTCAGTGGATGTGGGTTTCGCCTTTCAAagtgtgatggtgagctgccttcttgaattggtGCAGCATAATTGATGCAGATAAAGGTAGTTTAAAAAGGCAAACAAGATgatacttgctacttgtcagcccaaatttAGATACTACCCACACCCTTGGTGCATTtggtatggactgcttcagtattagaGTTGCAAATTGTGCAATTAGCAAAAATCcccttctgacattatgatggagatgGATATTAATGAAgcactgaagatggctgggcctaggacactccctgAAGAAAATTATTCAGGGATatactggagctgagatgactgacctcacaaccatcttcctttggtaATGAGTCAGACCATGAAGTTGCACATTGTGGTCAAATACATATCAGCTGCTGATGAAGACTCGCAATGTCTCATGGATACCCAGTGTGGAGTTGCTAGGTCTATTCAAAAGCTATTCCATTTAGCAGCATGATAGTACCAGACAATGGGATATACAGATGGAGGTTATCCTGAACGAAGCTGGAACATGATCTCCACAAGGAAAACATGGTGGTCACCCCTATTGATACTGCTTTAGATGCATACATCTGCTACTAGTAGCTTGATGAGGATttggtcaagtatgttttttttccccacacttaTTTGTTGCTTCACCACCTGGTACAGACTAGGTCGAGCAGCCATGACCATTTAGACACAACCAATTCAACCAGTAGTGGTGTTGCCTAGCCACTGTTGGTAATGGCCTCAAGTCCCTGACCCAGGGTACACACTGTACCTTTGCCACCATTTCTTCCTCCAAGTGActctcaacatggaggagtatggATTTATCAGCAGGCGGGGGGGGCACATGGCAATCAACAGGAGGTTCTCTCTCTTGTTTCACCTGATGCCATGAAACTTCAAATGCTCCACAGTTAATGTTGACTACTTCCAAACTTCCAAGGCAACTCCTTCTTGTATCCTATTGGTGCTCCTGCTGGTGAGATAGAACAGATCCAGGGAGGGAGATGGTTTTGTCTGGTATGTAGTCAAACTTGTTGAATCATACCTTAGAGAGAAAGTCAGGCTATTGCATGAAGCAGCTGTCCCAATTCTGGTTGCAGATGATCTGTCatgtttaattcatttttttggAGACTTGTTAGCAGTTTGACCCAACTGATTGCTTTTTGAAGTGGCTTAGCAAGCCaattgagtcaaccacattgctgcaagtCTGGATTCACCTCAAATCCGATAAGGAACAGATGGCAGATTTTTAAATAACTATTGATAAtgacttcatggtcatcattaagcttttagtttcagattttaaaaaaaatccaacaattCCTCTATGTGTTCGCCTTTCAATGATCTCCTTTTCTGCTACAACTATATTATGATCTTACCCACTAACAAGGTTATTTCTACTAACAATTTGTCagagaaaataaagaattttTCAACTGGTTGCATTGATAATTTGTCTTGATTATAAATCTCCCTTGGGGTCTTGTGATAAACTGATTCCCCCATTCATCTGTAAAAGTTAACAATAAAGTTCATGGCTAAATAGGCTATTGAAATTTTTCAAATTGACGTCATATTGAGAAAAACACAAATTTCAGTTGCCTACTCTTTTTAAAGATACCACTGCCAATGGAGCAGTTCAAGATCAATGGGAAACAATTATTGCAATTTGAATAATCATGATCAATCAAGACAACAAAAGTTGTGAGATTATATATGTCTGGGCAGATcactatggggtgaccttatagagagatacataaaatcatgaggggcatgaatcaagtgaatagccaaggtctttttcccaggatcggggagtccaaaactaaagggcataggtttaaggcgagaggggaaagatttaataggaacCGGAGGAACCAACtttttctacacagagggtgatgtgtgtatggaacgagctgccagaggaagttgtagagttgggtacaattacaacttttaaaaggcatctgggtgggtacatgaataggaagggttcaggagcaatatcggccaaatgctgataaatgggaccaCGTCAGCTTCGaatatctgatcaacatggacgagttggacaaaagggtctgttttcatgctatataactctatgactctcatacCTTTCCACAGATATGGGACTTTGGGTGAAGACTTTCTGCTGCTAGGATCAACCCATGCACAACATTATCAACATATGTAAAGTCCACCAGGTTCTTGCCATTTCTGTGAAAACATGGTTAACATCATTGCCTGATAAAACAAACAATTGAAACTGCAGCCACACCCACAGATTCCAAGGAATCAAGAAGTGGTGAATAACAGTTAAGCTGTAGCACTTTAAACTACAGTATGTGCAgaatttattaattaaaaatcataGTGTTTTCTCCCATCCCTTAATATCAGAGATAATACACATCTATCTACTCACACATGAAAATATGCAACTCCCCATTTTTACAACTGATGGTGTGCCAACCTCTTTAGGGCCTGATGATTCCACACGATGAGAATGGTTTTGAATACTATTTATCAGTAACAAAAGCACAGATGCAGGAGAATTGGAAAGAATCATATTGCAAAGAGGATTGTATTTTCATATAGCTTCTCACTCAAATAATCTCTCACCAATAAAGGGACAAGTCACATAGCACATAGTAGCTTTGTAATTGACAATCAGCTTCTAACTGTTCGTTgttgcttcccacaaagttcagATTTAGTAGAAATATTCAAAATGCAAGGATATATCTAAACAGTACAAACCCAATTATAAACTTCATCTTGCCACACTTGGCAGCCTGTACAAGGACAGGTACTAAATGTGGGTCTTGAGGTCCAAAAATGCCATGAGGGCGGATTGCAATTGTCATGAAGTTCTGTTCTGGATTATTAGCACCAAGAACTTCCTgtcattttaaagaaaatgaagtTAGTTGCGAACAAGTAGGGAAGCAGCTACAGGATTCACTTTGATTAATGCAATGTGCAATTCTCTCATATTTTGTAAACACCAATGCAATTCCTGAATCTTAATACTTAGAACTAAATTTTACAATAATTAGACAGTCATATCATAGAATAGTCAGAGTGCTTGAAAGAACAAACACACATGTAAAAGAGAGAGAGCATATGCACAGAAGAGGGGTGCATGTACTCTCTCCAAAAATAATTACAAGTCTACATGAATAGGTTAGGAGAGTAGCAACAGAAAATTACTTTCACAAGTTCACTTTTAAATTGCATCTGGATTGCACACTGAATGGATGTACTGATCAGTAAGTCTCTCTTGTGTAGTTTTGACATTCAACATTCAGTGGGCTTTGATCTAGCATTAGACTAGATAAAAAGCAGCACAAATTGGTAATGTCCGAAATCATAATCATGCCTGGTGTGGTGAACATAAATACAATGTACATCTCCCACATTGGGCTGTATGCATATTGTTGTAGCAGAGGAATAGGAATGGAATAGAGTCATCGTATATAAGAGATTTTTGTTAAGCAGCAAGGTGATTGTTTAAAAACAGTCATGTTACTAGAAAGTATTGCAAAGCAAAAACTTTAGCTTAAATATTCAGTAACATTTATAATCACAAACTAAGACTATCACAAATATAGAACTACAATTTGATCTTGAAGTTTAAAATGTCAGACTTTTAAACTTACAATTTCCTGCAAGATCTTAGTTTGTGAATAGTAGTCAATGGGCTTCTTAGCATATGGCAGGTCTTCTGAACCATTTTTTAGGTCTGATCCTTCAAATACGACACTAGCACTACTAGTCAGCACCAGTTTCTGTGTACAAGAAAAGAAAACGCTGAACTTGAAAGATTGGTAGAATGGCAGGAAGACAAATGGCTATAAAGCTGCAATGTATAATTTCTTACCTGAACACCTGCTTCTTTACATGCTTCAATGATTGTTTTAGTCCCCATGTAATTAACTTTATAGAAGAGTTCTCTGTTGTCActagaaggtgctggagaagcacagtgaAACACGATGCTCACACCCTCAACTGCTGGTAGTATATCCTAAACAAACAGTCAAATTATTAATTCACAATTTCATGGTTTGCAATTTTACTTTCAATGTAGAAAGACACTAAAAACCAAAAGATTTGCTGGTTAACAATCAGTTCTACGTCGCAAATAAATTGAATTTTTGAGATTTTGGGCAAGGAGTTGGGCGATATTAAAACTAAATTAATCTGTGGCATAATTTTCTCCAAGCTGCCTTTAAGAAAACATATGTCAGATCCATCATGATGGCTACAAAAGTACTTATAAAAATAGCAGACAGCAAATAATATCACTATCAAATTACATTAACATTTTGATAGAAATATTTGGTTCTGGTAGGTGGCTCCAACTGAAATATATTCCATCGGCATACAGCTGAGAAAGCAAAGAAGATCCATCATCATACATATACGCCTCCTGTGTTGTGGCATATTTGGGATAGAGTATTGATACAACAATGAGAACACTCTAAAAAACAAGTCGGCTAAAACTTCACTGATCAACATCTCAAAAGGGCAGCCTGGGAAAGCAGTTAGGTTTGTTGAATACCATTCCTACCACATACTTTGTGCAATCAAAAAAATATAATCACACTAAAAGATGTACGGGTTTACAATTACATTTCCCCTCAAACTGAGCATAATTTCAGGACATCAGATATGTCTAGATCAGCACAGAAATCCTCAAGTTACAGGCTGTCACACAGGGTTCCAAATTAGGAACTCACTTCTCAATAAATCACTTGTGACTCAACTTTTGTGTAATTCGTGACCCTCTATCAAATCTTACGTTGAATTGGAGAAACTTTACGCTCACTCAATCCTGGATATCAGAAAATGTGTCAGTCAGTATGATAACAGTGAATTTGAGGGAGACAATGCTGAGGTACAGCTGTGTGTCATCAGTTTATCATGAAAAAGGAACGAAGTCAAAGTGTTATCGGCCCtagatagtttttttaaaaatggatggctagtattaattttaattaaattatattaaaacaaaaaatagaaCGTGACATCACTTGCAATTCAAATATTACAAAGCCAAGCTGTTTCTCTTTTTGCATGCAGGTGGCATCAAATCGtgaaaatattgaattcaatattataCTGTTAAAATGTAACTTATACCAACCTCTTTGCAGCACAGATCTGCACTGAAGAACTGAATTCCTTCATTCTCAAATGGTTTTCGAACATCCAATATATTAACTGTGTAGCCTTTTTCCAGAAGCTTCTTCACCAAATGTTGACCCAAAAACCCTGAGCCCCCGATAACTGTACATTTCTTATTGTGCTATAAAACGAAATAAAAAGTTAGAGAAAAGTAAAGCAATTCACATCTTTGGCACCTACATGCTGAGCAGGCCTGCCAACATCTGCGAGAGAGCGCATgagagtgttaatgtttcaagttaatAACCTTTCATCAAAACTTGGAAAAGTCAGAGATATAATAGATTTTAAGCATGTAGAGGTAGAAAAAAAGCATCAGAGAAGATCTGTGACAGGATAAAGTGAAGGATGGATTAAATATCAGAAGGATCCATGCTTCAAAATTACAGCAATCAATAATGGGGCAAGTAAAGGAAGAAAAGATGTGTCTAGGGACATGAAAAAACTGCTAACCCAAaggaaaaaaggggaaaaaaggaaacaaacaaacaaaaaaattttTTCCAACATCTTTGTTGAAATGCCAAAGAAATCAAAGGCAGATGTTGCAATCTAAAAATGTTGATCTTAAATGTCATGATGAGATTATggtaaccagaaactgaattggccTGCGATGTATGAATACAGTGGCTATCagaataggtcagaggctggCAAGTAAATCACTTTCTGCTTCCCCAGTTCCCATCCACCAAActagctatttagatacagaactggctcaaaggtcgaagacagagtggtggtggagggttgttttcagactggagacctgtgaccagtggagtaccacaaggattggtactgggtccactacttttcaacatttatacaaatgatctggatgtgaacataagacgtacagttagtaagtgtacagatgacaccaaaattggaggtgtagtggacagcgaagagggttacctcagattacaacgggatcttgatcagatgagccaatgaatgaggagttgcagatggagtttaatttagataagtgtgaggtgctgcattttgggaaagtaaatcttagcagaactcatacacttaatggtaaggtccaagggagtgttgctgaacaaagagaccttggagtgcaggttcctggctccttgaaagtagtcgcaggtagataggatagagaaggtggcgtttggtatgctttcctttattggtcagagtattgagtacaggtgttgggaggtggtcatgttgtggctgtacaaaacaatagttaggccactgttggaatattgtgtgcaattctggtctccttcctatcagaaggatgttatgaaacatgaaaaggttcagaaaagatttacaaggatgttgtcagggttggaggatttgagctatagggagaggttgaataggctagggctattttccctggagcattggaggctgaggggtgatgttacagagatttattaaatcatgaagggcatggacaacataaataaacaaagtctcttccctggggttggggggggggggcgcagagcaaaagggcacaggtttagggtgagaggggaaagatataaaagagacccaagggtcaacgttttcatgcagagggtggcaagtgtatggaatgagctgccagaggaagtggtggatgctagtatgattgcaacatttaaaaggcatctggaggggtatataaACAGGAAGAGTTTGGTGGGATATCAGCTGGGTACTGGCAgcttggactagattgggtcggaatatctggtcggcatgaacgagttggaccgaggggtctgtttccatgctgtacatctctatgattcggTCTACAAAGtataagttaggagtgtgatgaaatacttcccacttgattggcaccccatccatcaccttcatcAACAACACTCAGTGGTAAGAGTGTGTACAATTAACAAGCTGCACTACAGTAGTTCACCAATGGTGCTGTCACAGCATCTTCCCAACCTGGAAACTCGACATCTTAGAGGACAAGTGCAacaggtgcatgggaacaccagccaTTGCAacctctcctccaagccactcctcaTCCTGCCTTGGatctatatcactgttctttcacagtTGCGGGCTCAGAATTCTGGAATTACTTCCCTAACAACCCTACATGTCTACCAACACCCCACAAACTgcggtggttcaagaagacagcacaGCACCCACTTTCTCAGGGTATTCAAGCTAACTTAACCAGCAACAGCGACACCCAAAGAACTTTTCGGATGCAAGTTCATTTTCCATAACTAAGGTCTCTCTCTACCTCAGTGATTGAAATGGTCCTCAACCTTGTTCATTCCTTTAAATGCACTCCAGCTGTCAACTCCTCCTTTCCGTCCCAGAACCATTATAGTGTTCCACTTATCCTCTTCATTCTACACCACCAGACTTTGCAGACAAttgatcatcctctgccatttctgccaggTCCAGTGTGATGCCAAACACATTGTCCTTCACATTTAGCATTCCAAAAGAACCATCCCCTTTGCATGGTGTTGGTCCACTCCTCAGACATCCCATTGTGCAACCATAAATAAAAATGGATTGTTTTAACAGCAAGGAAAACAGCACCTTTCTCCATAAACACCATTCATCAGACTACAGGTGGTGTAAATCACAGAAAAAACAAAAGTGTTATAGTACAGAAGGCAGCCATGCGGCCGATTGTGTCTGCACAGCAGTTTTAATAAGCATAATTACCCGCTATCAATGTTTTGCTTTTTCATTATGTCTGTGCATATTATAAGACCATATTAGACAGTGCTTCCTTTGGCCTTGCAACATTAATCCTTTTGACAGGTAACCTCTCCTAATATATACTCTATCAGAGAGCtaccttttttatttttcttctttgccTTCATCTTtccactttcttaaaaaaaaaagtcatgtagcaactgtacaggacattgatttggccactaTTGTAATAcagtatgcaattctggtctccctaatatagaaagaatgttgtgaaatttgaaagtgtttgGAAAAGATTTCCAATGATGTTGGAATATTTGAGccatatggagaggctgaatagactggagctgttttccctggagcagaggctgaggggtgaccttccagggtttatcaaatcatgaggcgcatggattgggtaaatacaCTCGCGTTTTTTACtgcagggtgggggaatccaaaactagagggcataggtgtaaggcgagaggggaaagatttaaaaggaacccgagggacaactttttcatgctgcgtgtatggaatgagctgccaaaggaagtgatggaggatagtacaatgacaacatttaaaagacatttgaattgatacatgactaggaagggccaaatgctgggactagattagtttaggatatttggtcattggacaagttggaccgaagagtccatttccatgctgtatatctgtatgagtaaacaaacaggaggctggaagaacacagcaagccaggcagcatgagcAAGTGGAGAAGTAGATGTTTTGGCTGTAACTCTTCTttaggaagaggggtgggagtATGAGGAGCTGCAGATGAAGGAGGAGTGGGTGGGGGATGTGGAGAGGGGTTATGGATGGAAGAGTGGCGTAGTGGTGAaatacaacctggttggtcgatagGAGGAATAATCAGATTGGTAGCTAGAGGGGGTCTGTTGGAGACGGACCTGGAAAGGAAGTTGGgagatgggtgggaaggtgatttgaaattggagaactcaatgttgagtcctctgggctggttGACTGcccagacagaagatgaggtgttgttcctccaatttgcagtctgattcattggagcaatggaggagacagaggatggacATGCGGAGAaagccccaaacagtccttcaggtgagacagaggttcacctgcctctcctccaacctagtttattgtatccggtgctcccaatgtggtcttctctacatcaatgagaccaaatgtaaacttaggacATGTTGCGCCGAGCGCCTCAGCAGTGCCCACAAGGGCCAGCCTGACCTCCCTATCATCATCCATTTCAATATCCATTCCGACATGGACTCATCCATTGGCACAATGAATCAGATTGCACATTAGAGGAACAACATATCATCTACCTGGGCAgccaacattgagttctccaatttcaaataaccttcccacccattccCTGACATGCTTTCGAGCCCCACCTCCTCTCCTCCAACCATTTCCTTCTGCTACCAACccgattcattcctcctatcgaCCCACCAGATCATACCAACCACCTGTATCCCTACTTCACCACTTTGTCCCctccccacccataacccttcatgtcccctttatctgcaggtccacctacccccacccccattcctgaagaacggtTATATCCGAAAGTCAACTTCTCtatctcctgatgttgcctggcttgctgtgttcttccagccttctgctggTTTACTTTGGACTTgggcatctgtagtttttttggtCAGTATATCTGTAACTTTCTCCAAATTTGGTGGAAGCTTGTGGACCTGAAGGATTaaatgcttctctctctctctctctctctctctctttcctcctgaacatttccagcattttgtgttttttttttaagtgaagacACCTACCTGGTAGGTGATTACCATTACAACGTAGTGTGCACAACTACATCGATACCTCCCCATTCTTTGCGTATCCAAATAAAACCTCCATCCCTCGCGATATGACATTGCGTTATCTGAAACGCAGCCCGCTAAATGCTCACCCTCAAACGAGTGGCCATCTCCCAGTAGCAGTATCTCCTCGGAGATTTCACAGAGTAAAAGACACAGAGACACAACCGACGATTCCAAAGCTCCACCTCTTCAACATCATTGACAAAAGTAATCCTGTCTCTAATTGGTCGACATATCACTACGCGACATAACGTTACCTGGGTGACACATTCACCCTCCAATCAGATTATCGTATGACCATGGGCCGGTGATGGCACGTGAAGCAGTGGCCAATCAGAATGGGGTTTCGTATCAAATACGGGATATCCATTTTCCAGGTCAATCTGATCCGTGGGCcgggaaaaaataaacaaaaaaactgtggatgctaacAATCAgccacaaaaacaggaattgctgggaaagctcagcagtctggcagcatctgtgcagagaaagctgcGTTAACGTTTcacttctgaaaaagggtcaaGGGACCCAAATCGTTAActcttttctttccacagatgttgccaggtctgctgagttttaccatcattttctgcttttgttgttgaTGAATGGTCAGGTCCCGCATTGCTGCGAATAAAAGCAAGACATCACTAAAACCAacgatatgaaataaaaacagaacgttctggagaaaatgaacaggtcagacagcatccagaaaaatgcactcaaaacattaactttgtttcactCCTCACAGCTGAGTTTCTTCACATTTCTAAGCATCAGTTCAGAAAAGTATATTTGAGATAAAACTCAAGTTATTCAGATTTTGCACTATTTTGTATTGGCTATTGATGGTCTTATTAGACATGAGCTGCAAATATGTGGGACTTGAGCCTAACAAATGACAAAACAAATACAGCAGgacattcaaagttaaaaatcacacaacaccaggtcatagtccaacaggtttaattggaagcacactagctttcgaagcgtcgctccttcatcaggtggttgtgatcagGACGTTTTGCCTTTTAATTAGCAAAAGAAAAGGAAGGGGGACAAAGGATAGGATGCATATTTTCATAGGTCAATTCCCTTCACACTATTTTCTGCAATTTGTCTTAAATTGTTCTATCAAAGAATATCTCCACACatatgagatttgaacccagatcttctgaaTTAGAGATAGGCATAGAAGACGTTATATGTTACATTATATCGCGAAAAAAGCAAGCCACTAATAACTTTAAACATCTATGCCTTTTGGTGGACCTTTTGGATGTAATATTTGAACGTGTGCAAAATGAATTACCTctgaccaacatcactgtcaGAATTGAAATGTTATCGGTGACTGGCATATTTTGAGTATGAACTGGGTGTATTTAATCTTTGGTGATTACACCAACTCGAACACTTTCAGCAGTAGggtgttttattttgtaaaaagcTAAAAAAGAACATTTAGTatatcaccattttaaaaaagcTCTCATCTCACTTGCTGGACCAATACATATTATCAATCACACAGATACAGATGAGGGAGCCTCTGCACACAtgtacaaacaaaaacaaattggtgTTATGGGTGAAGAGAAAAATACTGGGAAACCACAGTTCAATACCACCAGTGGG
Above is a window of Chiloscyllium plagiosum isolate BGI_BamShark_2017 chromosome 15, ASM401019v2, whole genome shotgun sequence DNA encoding:
- the nsdhl gene encoding sterol-4-alpha-carboxylate 3-dehydrogenase, decarboxylating isoform X2, with the translated sequence MATRLRHNKKCTVIGGSGFLGQHLVKKLLEKGYTVNILDVRKPFENEGIQFFSADLCCKEDILPAVEGVSIVFHCASPAPSSDNRELFYKVNYMGTKTIIEACKEAGVQKLVLTSSASVVFEGSDLKNGSEDLPYAKKPIDYYSQTKILQEIEVLGANNPEQNFMTIAIRPHGIFGPQDPHLVPVLVQAAKCGKMKFIIGNGKNLVDFTYVDNVVHGLILAAESLHPKSHICGKAYHITNDEPIPFWTFLSEILVGLNYDPPKYHIPYLLAYYLAFFLSILVLLLKPIVTIKPTFTPMRVALAGTFHYYSCERAKKDLGYKPVVSLTEGIKYTVQSFTYLTRSK
- the nsdhl gene encoding sterol-4-alpha-carboxylate 3-dehydrogenase, decarboxylating isoform X1, giving the protein MSYREGWRFYLDTQRMGRYRCSCAHYVVMVITYQHNKKCTVIGGSGFLGQHLVKKLLEKGYTVNILDVRKPFENEGIQFFSADLCCKEDILPAVEGVSIVFHCASPAPSSDNRELFYKVNYMGTKTIIEACKEAGVQKLVLTSSASVVFEGSDLKNGSEDLPYAKKPIDYYSQTKILQEIEVLGANNPEQNFMTIAIRPHGIFGPQDPHLVPVLVQAAKCGKMKFIIGNGKNLVDFTYVDNVVHGLILAAESLHPKSHICGKAYHITNDEPIPFWTFLSEILVGLNYDPPKYHIPYLLAYYLAFFLSILVLLLKPIVTIKPTFTPMRVALAGTFHYYSCERAKKDLGYKPVVSLTEGIKYTVQSFTYLTRSK